From Flavobacterium sp. 102, a single genomic window includes:
- a CDS encoding S9 family peptidase produces the protein MGTMINNCKIIWVSLILLLMACSVNGQVKKTRQLTAEDYHLWSTLNAEGISGHGSWVSYSLSYESGLDTLFVKSATTAKIVAFAKGYGGRFFGDSWFGCMLPDNRFRLVNLLSDKVQDVENVQQFDFIDHGKYVLLYCAGKNGKTDIVIRDFAGVAVAQVANVNSYTMNKSHDLLAYCITEPSGNSLGLLRFGKKLVKTVVTTSADKQFENVVWKNDGKAIAFVSRRNDAKAFTADSVLYYVIGSGALYSYETETALNWPKDMVLDANFTSSLGIADDGERVFFMIKKREAVGISNPSGIAVWIAADKDLYSFRNKYGASDDDRRLTVWYPKNGNFMAVGDSVQPSAVLNGNQKYALVYNANDNKPSWKQEADRDYYLYDISTGKKTLFLKQQAGSIGTISFSPDGNYIAYFRDRDWWLYSIAKGTHTNITRKTGIAFYDDATGMAELPLYGAAGWWGIDNGLLLYDQFDLWQLTTADGNLKRVTHGRESNQVFRLVVSRYADGITAKRDTIEDAVLLLKSNTTDSRLSGYYSLNQNRKLEPIVFTDKGISGLHKSAFSDCYVYVSEDFNAPPSLLVKEAKASPKTVYQSNRQHYNYDWGTSRLIDYKNSKGVALKGVLVYPFDYDPQKQYPMIVYIYEKQNFRLHTYVNPTFLNGSDMNATLFSSQGYFVLYPDSVYELGKPGLSATDCVLSATEVAVRIAPIDRSKIGLTGHSFGGYQTDFIMTQTNVFATAIAGAAITDLVSGYLSVNPNEIKFDCWRFEYQQLRMGKSLFEDFERYRANSPITYASQVSKPIFSYTGMEDTQVVPNQTMEFYLALRRLNKTHIMVLYPGDDHVIEKEENQIDLTNRKREWFDYYLKDGKRPEWFSPQ, from the coding sequence ATGGGTACTATGATAAACAACTGCAAAATAATTTGGGTTAGTTTAATTTTGCTTTTGATGGCCTGTTCGGTAAACGGACAGGTCAAAAAAACACGGCAACTGACTGCAGAAGATTATCATTTGTGGAGTACTCTGAATGCGGAAGGAATTTCCGGTCATGGTAGCTGGGTTAGTTATTCACTATCGTATGAATCGGGTTTGGATACGCTTTTTGTAAAAAGCGCTACTACTGCCAAAATAGTAGCCTTTGCCAAAGGTTATGGCGGAAGGTTTTTTGGTGATTCGTGGTTTGGCTGTATGCTGCCTGATAATCGCTTTAGGTTAGTAAATCTTCTTAGTGATAAAGTGCAGGATGTTGAAAATGTACAGCAGTTTGATTTTATAGACCATGGTAAGTATGTGCTTCTTTATTGTGCAGGGAAAAATGGAAAGACGGATATCGTTATTCGGGACTTTGCCGGAGTTGCGGTTGCGCAAGTAGCCAATGTGAATTCTTATACGATGAATAAGAGCCATGATTTACTTGCTTATTGTATCACTGAACCTTCGGGCAATAGTTTGGGGTTGCTCCGTTTTGGAAAAAAGCTAGTCAAAACCGTGGTTACCACAAGTGCAGACAAGCAGTTTGAGAATGTTGTGTGGAAAAATGATGGAAAGGCTATCGCTTTTGTGAGCCGTAGGAATGACGCTAAAGCGTTTACTGCGGATAGTGTTTTGTATTATGTTATTGGCAGTGGTGCATTGTATAGCTATGAAACGGAGACCGCTTTAAACTGGCCAAAGGATATGGTACTAGATGCCAACTTTACTTCGTCGCTTGGCATTGCGGACGATGGAGAGCGGGTGTTCTTTATGATAAAAAAAAGAGAAGCTGTTGGAATATCCAATCCAAGTGGAATTGCCGTTTGGATTGCTGCCGACAAGGATTTGTATTCCTTTAGGAATAAGTATGGTGCTTCGGACGATGATCGAAGGCTTACTGTATGGTATCCCAAAAACGGAAATTTTATGGCTGTTGGTGACAGTGTACAACCATCGGCAGTACTCAATGGCAATCAAAAGTATGCGTTGGTTTATAATGCAAATGACAATAAACCCTCTTGGAAGCAAGAGGCTGATAGGGATTACTATTTATATGATATAAGCACTGGTAAAAAGACGTTGTTTTTAAAGCAGCAGGCTGGTTCGATAGGTACTATAAGCTTTTCGCCGGACGGAAACTATATTGCGTATTTTAGGGATCGTGATTGGTGGCTTTATTCTATTGCGAAGGGAACACATACCAATATTACCAGAAAAACCGGTATTGCCTTTTATGACGATGCTACGGGAATGGCGGAACTACCACTATATGGTGCTGCCGGTTGGTGGGGTATTGACAACGGACTGCTGCTGTATGACCAGTTTGACCTTTGGCAACTTACGACTGCTGACGGAAACCTGAAAAGAGTAACTCATGGACGGGAAAGCAATCAGGTGTTTCGCCTTGTTGTAAGTCGTTATGCGGATGGGATTACGGCAAAGCGTGATACTATTGAAGATGCTGTTTTACTTCTTAAGTCAAATACAACGGATAGCAGATTGTCGGGGTATTATAGTCTGAATCAGAATAGGAAACTGGAGCCGATTGTATTTACTGATAAGGGGATTAGTGGTCTCCATAAGTCGGCATTTTCAGATTGTTATGTGTATGTGAGTGAGGATTTTAATGCTCCGCCGTCATTGCTTGTGAAAGAGGCAAAAGCGTCACCTAAAACGGTCTATCAAAGTAATCGACAACACTATAATTACGACTGGGGAACTTCAAGACTTATTGATTATAAAAATTCTAAGGGAGTTGCTTTAAAAGGGGTATTGGTCTATCCGTTTGATTATGATCCTCAAAAGCAATACCCAATGATAGTGTACATTTATGAAAAGCAGAATTTTAGACTTCATACTTATGTTAACCCCACTTTCCTGAATGGGTCGGATATGAATGCTACCTTATTTTCGAGTCAAGGGTATTTTGTGTTGTATCCTGATAGTGTTTATGAATTGGGTAAACCGGGTTTGTCGGCTACTGATTGTGTTCTATCAGCTACTGAAGTGGCAGTTAGAATTGCGCCGATAGACCGCAGTAAAATTGGCTTAACAGGACATTCCTTTGGAGGGTATCAAACCGATTTTATCATGACGCAGACCAATGTGTTTGCAACGGCCATAGCAGGTGCTGCAATAACTGATTTGGTGAGTGGTTACTTATCTGTGAATCCCAATGAAATTAAGTTTGACTGCTGGAGGTTTGAATACCAGCAATTGCGCATGGGTAAATCGTTATTTGAGGATTTTGAAAGGTATCGGGCCAATTCACCCATAACTTATGCATCGCAGGTCTCGAAGCCGATTTTTTCGTATACAGGAATGGAGGATACACAGGTTGTGCCGAATCAGACTATGGAGTTTTACCTTGCCTTAAGAAGATTGAATAAAACGCACATTATGGTACTTTATCCGGGAGATGATCATGTAATTGAAAAAGAGGAAAATCAGATTGATTTAACGAATCGAAAGAGGGAGTGGTTTGACTATTATCTTAAGGATGGGAAACGACCTGAGTGGTTTTCTCCACAATAA
- a CDS encoding site-specific integrase, translating into MDAKITNLFYLKRAKANVHGLVPIYHRTTINGKRLDKSTGKFIDPTKWSTEAGRMKGTSEEARTINSHLDSLIAKNSNIEKKLIAVDKDITAEIFNNVLTGKSEKQRKLVPIFQNHNNQIEALVATGEYSPGTLERYKTSLSHTIEFMKWKFNITDINIKDIDLAFITDYDFYLRTERKCSNNTTVKYIKNFKKIIQICIDNGWINENPFTKYKGKIKEIDRDFLTENEIEIIYNKKFSSERLILVRDIFVFCCFTGLAYIDVKQLTYEHIGIGIDGNKWIFKNRQKTDTSSKIPLLPIAELILTKYASHPKCLNEEHLLPVLSNQKMNSYLKEIGDVCGIKTELTFHLARHSFATSITLTNGVPIESVSKMLGHTNIRTTQHYAKVVDRKVSDDMAILKQKFTSQLLAKSS; encoded by the coding sequence ATGGATGCAAAAATCACAAATCTTTTTTATCTAAAAAGAGCGAAAGCCAACGTACACGGACTAGTCCCTATTTATCACAGAACAACAATCAACGGAAAGCGCCTAGATAAGAGCACTGGAAAGTTTATTGATCCTACCAAATGGTCGACAGAAGCTGGAAGAATGAAGGGCACTTCAGAAGAAGCTAGAACAATAAATAGCCACCTTGATTCACTAATTGCAAAAAATTCTAACATTGAAAAAAAATTAATTGCAGTTGATAAAGACATTACCGCCGAAATTTTTAATAATGTGCTGACCGGCAAATCAGAAAAACAAAGAAAACTTGTTCCAATCTTTCAAAACCACAACAATCAAATAGAAGCGTTAGTGGCAACTGGCGAATATTCTCCGGGAACATTAGAGCGCTATAAAACATCTCTTAGTCATACTATCGAGTTTATGAAGTGGAAATTTAATATTACTGATATTAATATCAAGGATATTGATTTAGCCTTTATAACTGATTACGATTTTTATCTCAGAACCGAACGAAAATGCAGTAATAATACAACCGTAAAATACATTAAGAATTTTAAAAAAATAATTCAGATTTGCATCGACAACGGCTGGATTAATGAAAATCCATTTACTAAGTACAAAGGAAAAATTAAAGAAATTGATCGAGACTTCTTAACTGAAAATGAAATCGAAATTATTTATAATAAGAAGTTCTCTAGTGAGAGATTAATTCTGGTAAGAGATATATTCGTCTTTTGCTGTTTTACAGGTCTTGCTTACATTGATGTAAAACAATTGACTTATGAGCATATCGGAATTGGAATTGACGGCAACAAATGGATTTTTAAAAACAGACAAAAAACAGATACTAGTTCAAAAATTCCATTGCTCCCTATTGCAGAACTAATATTGACGAAATATGCTTCACATCCAAAATGCTTAAATGAAGAACATTTGTTACCTGTTTTAAGTAATCAAAAAATGAACAGTTATCTGAAAGAAATTGGAGATGTCTGTGGCATAAAAACCGAATTAACCTTTCATCTTGCCAGACATTCATTTGCTACCTCTATAACACTTACAAATGGCGTACCTATTGAAAGCGTAAGCAAAATGCTCGGGCATACTAATATTAGAACCACGCAGCACTATGCAAAGGTAGTTGACAGAAAAGTGAGTGATGATATGGCTATCCTAAAACAAAAATTCACAAGCCAACTTTTAGCTAAAAGCTCTTAA
- a CDS encoding VWA domain-containing protein → MEKNTKKGFFFKPYEAPFLSPFDKLFDLFKELITHTSGDFEEAIDWLRQLDVEYKLTDEQYTIDDFVEDLKKKGYIREEVKPDGSGGMGITAKTERAIRQAALDQIFGNLNKSGSGNHKTKYSGNGDEKTGEFRAYHFGDGLENISLTESIRNAQINNGVGEFQLTENDLVVEDSQFKAQMSTVLMIDISHSMILYGEDRITPAKKVAMALAELITTRYPKDTIDILVFGNDAWPIAIKDLPYLTVGPYHTNTVAGLQLAMDMLRRKRNTNKQIFMITDGKPSCVREKDGTYYMNSNGLDQYIVEQCYNQAAQARKLHIPITTFMIANDPYLQQFVNRFTEANQGKAFYTGLKGLGEMIFEDYETNRKKKIR, encoded by the coding sequence ATGGAAAAGAATACAAAAAAAGGATTTTTCTTTAAGCCCTATGAAGCACCATTTCTTTCGCCATTTGATAAATTGTTTGACCTATTCAAAGAATTAATTACCCACACCTCCGGTGATTTTGAGGAAGCCATTGATTGGTTGCGGCAGTTGGATGTAGAATATAAATTAACAGACGAGCAATACACCATTGATGATTTTGTGGAAGACTTAAAGAAGAAAGGGTACATCCGTGAGGAAGTAAAACCCGATGGCAGCGGTGGTATGGGCATTACCGCTAAGACCGAGAGAGCCATAAGACAAGCCGCCCTAGACCAAATATTTGGCAATCTCAACAAGTCGGGTAGTGGGAATCACAAAACCAAATACTCCGGCAACGGCGATGAAAAAACAGGCGAGTTCAGAGCGTACCACTTTGGCGATGGACTAGAAAACATTTCCCTAACCGAGAGCATACGCAATGCCCAAATCAACAATGGTGTAGGGGAGTTTCAATTAACCGAAAACGATTTGGTTGTTGAAGACAGCCAGTTCAAAGCCCAAATGAGTACTGTCTTGATGATTGACATCAGCCACAGTATGATATTATACGGCGAAGACCGCATTACCCCGGCCAAAAAGGTAGCCATGGCGTTGGCCGAATTAATCACCACCCGTTATCCCAAAGATACGATTGACATCTTGGTTTTTGGTAATGATGCTTGGCCCATTGCCATTAAAGATTTACCCTATTTAACCGTAGGGCCTTACCATACCAATACTGTGGCCGGTTTGCAATTGGCGATGGATATGCTTCGCCGAAAGCGCAATACCAACAAGCAGATTTTTATGATTACCGATGGCAAGCCCAGTTGCGTGCGTGAAAAGGATGGCACCTACTACATGAACAGCAATGGTTTAGACCAATACATCGTGGAGCAGTGTTACAACCAAGCGGCACAAGCCCGTAAATTGCACATTCCTATTACCACGTTTATGATAGCCAATGACCCTTATTTGCAGCAGTTTGTCAACCGATTTACCGAAGCCAATCAAGGGAAAGCTTTTTACACCGGATTGAAAGGTTTAGGAGAAATGATTTTTGAGGATTATGAAACCAATAGGAAGAAGAAGATAAGATAG
- a CDS encoding DUF6520 family protein, translating into MKTNFFKKLMMPLAVMVLGIATAFTTTSMSSTKALVPVQGYKFISQADPCHIDAMCSNVVSVNLCTSGSSQLWGKVTPNAPTCDVKLYRP; encoded by the coding sequence ATGAAAACAAATTTTTTCAAAAAGCTCATGATGCCATTGGCGGTAATGGTATTGGGCATCGCAACCGCTTTTACAACTACTTCAATGAGTAGCACAAAAGCATTAGTTCCTGTTCAGGGATATAAATTTATTTCTCAGGCAGACCCGTGTCACATCGATGCTATGTGTAGTAACGTGGTATCGGTAAACCTTTGTACATCGGGTTCCTCCCAGCTATGGGGTAAAGTAACACCAAATGCTCCAACGTGTGATGTTAAGCTTTACAGACCTTAG
- a CDS encoding AAA family ATPase produces MKTDNIKTLGELKKAGYKSKSIKDELRDNLRNKIKSGQPVFEGVHGFENTVIPELERAILSRHNINLLGLRGQAKTRLARKMIELLDEYIPVVAGSEINDDPLQPLSRFAQDLIAEQGDATPVNWVHRSERFFEKLATPDVTVADLIGDIDPIKAANLKLSYADDRVIHFGMIPRANRCIFVINELPDLQARIQVALFNILQEGDIQIRGFKLRLPLDMQFVFTANPEDYTNRGSIVTPLKDRIGSQILTHYPETIAIARTITDQEAKLDEQQANTVYVPSLAKDLLEQISFEARESEYIDSKSGVSARMSITAFENLVSTAERRALLAGADTTMVRLSDFMGIIPAITGKVELVYEGEQEGAATVVQHLIGDAIKTFFPAYFPKIEKLERDADASPYAKVLEWFFTETGFELLDDATDNEYQKQLDAITPLSDLVQKYQPNCLSEDRYFLKEFLLWGLVEYDKLSKDRVAVGYQFKDLYSNYINKL; encoded by the coding sequence ATGAAAACAGACAACATAAAAACACTAGGCGAATTAAAAAAAGCAGGGTATAAATCCAAAAGCATTAAAGACGAGTTGCGGGATAATTTGCGTAACAAAATAAAATCGGGGCAACCGGTTTTTGAAGGGGTACACGGATTTGAAAACACCGTTATCCCCGAGTTGGAGCGGGCCATTTTATCACGCCACAACATTAATTTATTGGGACTTCGCGGTCAGGCCAAAACACGCTTGGCACGCAAAATGATTGAATTATTAGACGAGTATATTCCGGTAGTGGCGGGTTCTGAGATTAATGATGATCCTTTGCAACCGTTGTCGCGTTTTGCCCAAGACCTAATAGCCGAACAAGGTGATGCCACACCAGTGAATTGGGTTCACCGCAGCGAACGTTTCTTCGAAAAGTTAGCTACGCCCGATGTTACCGTAGCCGATTTGATAGGCGATATTGACCCGATAAAGGCCGCCAATTTAAAACTTTCCTATGCCGATGATCGCGTCATCCATTTTGGGATGATTCCCCGAGCCAACCGCTGTATCTTTGTGATCAATGAATTACCCGATTTGCAGGCACGCATTCAAGTCGCCTTGTTCAATATCTTACAAGAAGGGGATATTCAAATAAGAGGTTTTAAACTCCGCTTGCCGTTAGACATGCAATTTGTATTCACCGCCAACCCGGAAGATTACACCAATAGAGGTAGTATTGTTACCCCGTTAAAAGATCGTATAGGTTCCCAAATATTGACACATTACCCCGAAACGATAGCCATAGCCCGAACCATTACAGATCAAGAGGCTAAGCTAGATGAACAACAAGCCAATACGGTTTATGTTCCTTCGTTAGCCAAAGACTTGTTGGAGCAGATAAGTTTTGAAGCCCGAGAGAGTGAGTATATTGATTCCAAAAGTGGGGTCAGTGCCCGAATGAGCATTACCGCTTTTGAAAACCTAGTTAGCACAGCCGAGCGTAGGGCACTACTAGCAGGAGCCGACACTACGATGGTGCGTTTGTCTGATTTTATGGGTATTATTCCGGCGATTACCGGTAAAGTAGAATTGGTTTATGAAGGCGAACAAGAAGGCGCTGCCACGGTGGTCCAACATTTAATAGGCGATGCCATTAAAACCTTTTTTCCGGCTTACTTTCCCAAAATTGAGAAACTGGAACGCGATGCCGATGCCAGTCCGTACGCCAAAGTACTCGAATGGTTTTTTACCGAAACAGGTTTCGAATTGCTCGATGACGCCACAGACAATGAGTATCAAAAACAATTAGATGCTATCACTCCATTATCCGATTTAGTTCAGAAATACCAACCCAATTGTTTATCGGAAGATCGCTATTTCCTGAAGGAATTTTTGTTGTGGGGTTTAGTTGAGTATGACAAATTGAGCAAGGATAGAGTGGCAGTAGGATATCAGTTCAAAGATTTGTATAGTAATTATATCAATAAACTATAA
- a CDS encoding RagB/SusD family nutrient uptake outer membrane protein has translation MKNLNRGTLYTWNIKNTLWRLGFGVVWLLFLAAIMNACDSFVDVDLPNSQLTANAVFEEKATANAAMTDIYSKIRDAGLLTGSPNGLSHLLGIYTDELDFYGTLPSGPAFYNNSLLASNADVKDLWNTTYNQIYAANAVIEGVAHSVNLATADREQLTGEALFVRALLHFNLANVYGNVPYITTTDYAVNRVAVRIPVATVYANAKADLEQAIVLLPAGYLTADRTRPNKDVAHALLARVDLYAGLWNEASNEASAVLNNTGVYVYEEDLDKIFLKECTSTIWQLAPGFNSGNTLEAMTFNFMSGPPPLSSLTTDFMNIFTANDQRKVHWTQAVTDGTTTWYHPYKYKDSGTGTSTEYSIIFRLGELYLIRAEARAHSGDLIGAKEDLNVIRHTAGLADTVALTQAEILDAILQERRLELFTEFGHRFFDLKRFNSIQPVLSAVKPGWDAHDDLFPIPQTELNLNPHLLPQNPGY, from the coding sequence ATGAAAAACTTAAATAGAGGTACGTTATATACCTGGAATATAAAAAACACCCTTTGGAGATTGGGGTTTGGGGTGGTATGGCTTTTGTTTTTGGCTGCCATTATGAATGCCTGTGATTCTTTTGTGGATGTTGACCTGCCGAACTCACAGCTTACTGCTAACGCTGTTTTTGAAGAAAAGGCAACGGCTAATGCCGCGATGACTGATATTTATTCGAAAATTAGGGATGCGGGATTACTGACAGGTTCACCAAATGGACTGTCGCATTTATTGGGGATTTATACTGATGAATTGGATTTTTATGGGACGTTACCCAGCGGACCAGCTTTTTATAATAATTCGTTACTGGCTTCCAACGCTGATGTAAAGGATTTGTGGAATACTACTTATAATCAGATTTATGCGGCTAATGCCGTGATTGAGGGTGTAGCACATTCTGTAAATCTAGCTACTGCTGACCGCGAGCAATTGACCGGAGAAGCTCTGTTTGTGCGGGCGTTGCTTCATTTTAACCTTGCCAATGTGTATGGTAATGTGCCTTATATCACGACTACAGATTATGCTGTGAACCGTGTTGCTGTTCGTATTCCTGTTGCTACGGTATATGCCAATGCTAAAGCTGATTTGGAACAGGCAATAGTATTATTACCCGCAGGGTATTTAACTGCTGACAGAACCCGCCCTAACAAAGATGTTGCTCATGCACTGCTAGCGCGAGTAGATTTGTATGCCGGTTTGTGGAATGAAGCTTCGAATGAAGCCTCGGCGGTATTAAATAATACGGGAGTGTATGTGTATGAGGAGGACCTTGATAAAATTTTTCTAAAAGAATGCACTTCGACCATCTGGCAATTGGCACCGGGTTTTAACAGTGGCAATACATTAGAGGCAATGACTTTTAATTTTATGAGCGGACCGCCGCCACTATCTTCTTTAACCACAGATTTTATGAATATCTTTACTGCCAATGACCAACGAAAAGTGCATTGGACACAAGCGGTTACTGATGGGACTACGACATGGTATCATCCATATAAATATAAAGATTCGGGCACGGGAACTTCTACTGAATATTCTATCATTTTTAGATTAGGGGAACTTTACCTTATACGTGCCGAAGCCAGAGCGCATTCGGGGGATTTGATAGGCGCCAAAGAAGATTTGAATGTTATACGGCATACAGCAGGATTGGCAGATACTGTGGCACTTACGCAAGCTGAAATTCTAGATGCTATTTTACAAGAACGCCGATTGGAGTTGTTTACCGAATTTGGGCATCGCTTTTTTGATTTGAAACGGTTTAACAGCATACAACCTGTTTTATCTGCTGTAAAGCCGGGATGGGATGCACATGATGATTTGTTTCCGATTCCGCAAACGGAATTGAATCTTAATCCGCATTTACTGCCTCAAAATCCGGGTTACTAA
- a CDS encoding helix-turn-helix domain-containing protein translates to MLLEIANGNLTYRMVIEGHDAQFDELANLLNQVAEKLQEIEYSSPYKNSKIDLGTSNDTTVLMVQKVLDYIQNHLEEPLPSTKKLSKMFGTNEFTLKENFRRIVKTSVYQFYNDERLKKSHTLIEKTTIPLKEIALISGFYNYVNFYKAFKKKFHYPPSELKRENSDL, encoded by the coding sequence ATGCTGTTAGAAATCGCTAATGGCAATCTTACCTATCGAATGGTAATAGAGGGTCATGATGCGCAATTTGATGAACTGGCAAACCTGCTCAACCAAGTAGCCGAAAAATTGCAGGAAATCGAATATTCGAGTCCTTACAAGAATAGCAAAATTGATTTAGGTACATCAAATGATACAACAGTCCTCATGGTTCAAAAAGTCCTTGACTACATTCAAAATCATTTAGAAGAACCGCTACCCTCTACAAAAAAACTATCCAAAATGTTCGGAACAAACGAGTTCACTTTAAAAGAGAACTTCCGCAGAATAGTAAAAACTAGCGTCTACCAATTCTATAATGATGAAAGACTCAAAAAGTCCCATACATTAATAGAAAAAACCACCATTCCTCTAAAAGAAATAGCTTTAATAAGTGGTTTTTATAATTATGTCAACTTCTACAAAGCTTTCAAAAAGAAATTCCATTACCCTCCAAGCGAACTCAAGCGCGAGAATAGTGACTTGTAA
- a CDS encoding GIY-YIG nuclease family protein — MKQSYVYILKCSDGTYYTGVTSNLTQRIFQHDIGYYPDCYTFKRRPLELVFYCEFIDINIAFEKEKQIKKWSRVKKEALIKGDYDALPNLAKKKFS; from the coding sequence ATGAAGCAATCCTACGTCTACATACTCAAATGTTCCGATGGCACTTATTACACAGGAGTTACAAGTAATTTAACGCAACGGATATTCCAACACGATATAGGTTATTATCCCGATTGTTATACATTTAAAAGAAGACCACTCGAACTAGTTTTTTACTGCGAGTTCATAGATATCAATATAGCTTTTGAAAAGGAAAAGCAAATTAAAAAATGGTCAAGGGTTAAGAAAGAAGCCTTGATAAAAGGGGACTATGACGCTTTACCCAACTTGGCAAAAAAGAAGTTCAGTTGA
- a CDS encoding MauE/DoxX family redox-associated membrane protein has product MKLSTTIQNYTVNSICCLYAVLFCYAATSKLLDFQTFKMQLGQSPLLSPFAVWVSVIVPISEFIIALMIMIPRFRLLGLFAAFTLMIMFTSYIYIILNYSAFVPCSCGGILQKMSWSQHLIFNIIFTTLAAIAIIIMPIEKVRVTNL; this is encoded by the coding sequence ATGAAACTTTCAACAACAATCCAAAACTACACGGTAAATAGTATATGTTGTCTTTACGCAGTATTATTTTGTTATGCGGCGACTAGCAAATTGCTGGATTTTCAAACTTTTAAAATGCAATTAGGACAATCTCCGCTCTTAAGTCCCTTTGCAGTTTGGGTTTCAGTCATTGTACCAATATCAGAATTCATAATAGCCCTAATGATAATGATACCTAGGTTCAGATTGCTTGGACTTTTTGCAGCTTTTACCCTGATGATAATGTTTACATCCTACATCTACATTATACTCAATTATAGTGCATTTGTTCCTTGCTCATGTGGAGGTATTCTACAAAAGATGTCTTGGAGCCAACACCTTATCTTTAATATAATATTCACAACATTGGCAGCAATAGCCATTATAATAATGCCAATCGAAAAAGTACGCGTAACAAATCTCTAA